A genomic stretch from Theropithecus gelada isolate Dixy chromosome 2, Tgel_1.0, whole genome shotgun sequence includes:
- the IGSF10 gene encoding immunoglobulin superfamily member 10 isoform X2 yields the protein MLSQVYEPILLESIKKECQYSMVESTRLENQPCDLRMGSRILVYPNGSLFIGSVTEKDSGVYLCVARNKMGDDLILMHVSLRLKPAKIDHKQYFRKQVLHGKDFQVDCKASGSPMPEISWSLPDGTMINNAMQADDSGHRTRRYTLFNNGTLYFNKVGVAEEGDYTCYAQNTLGKDEMKVHLTVITAAPRIRQGNKTNKRIKAGDTAVLDCEVIGDPKPKIFWLLPSNDMISFSIDRYTFHVNGSLTINKVKLLDSGEYVCVARNPSGDDTKMYKLDVVSKPPLINGLYTNRTVIKATAVRHSKKHFDCRAEGTPSPEVMWIMPDSIFLTAPYYGSRITVHKNGTLEIRNVRLSDSADFICVARNEGGESVLVVQLEVLEMLRRPTFRNPFNEKIVAQLGKSTALNCSVDGNPPPEIIWILPNGTRFSNGPQSYQYLIASNGSFIIYKTTREDAGKYRCAARNKVGYIEKLVLLEIGQKPVILTYAPGTVKGISGESLSLHCVSDGIPKPNIKWTMPSGYVVDRPQINGKYILHDNGTLVIKEATAYDRGNYICKAQNSVGHTLITVPVMIVAYPPRITNRPPRSIVTRTGAAFQLHCVALGVPKPEITWEMPDHSLLSTASKERTRGSERLHLQGTLVIQNPQTSDSGIYKCTAKNPLGSDYAATYIQVI from the exons ATGTTGAGCCAAGTTTATGAACCAATACTTTTAGAAAGCATTAAGAAAGAATGCCAGTATAGCATGGTGGAAAGCACAAGGCTTGAGAACCAGCCCTGTGACCTAAG AATGGGCAGCCGGATCCTCGTCTACCCAAATGGATCCCTGTTTATTGGATCAGTAACAGAAAAAGACAGTGGTGTCTACTTGTGCGTGGCAAGAAACAAAATGGGGGATGATCTGATACTGATGCATGTCAGCCTAAGACTGAAACCTGCCAAAATTGACCACAAGCAGTATTTTAGAAAGCAAGTGCTCCATGGGAAAGATTTCCAAGTAGATTGCAAAGCTTCCGGCTCCCCGATGCCAGAGATATCTTGGAGTTTGCCCGATGGAACCATGATCAACAATGCAATGCAAGCCGATGACAGTGGCCACAGGACCAGGAGATATACCCTTTTCAACAATGGAACTTTATACTTCAACAAAGTTGGGGTAGCAGAGGAAGGAGATTATACTTGCTATGCCCAGAACACCCTAGGGAAGGATGAAATGAAGGTCCACTTAACAGTTATAACGGCTGCTCCCCGGATAAGGCAGGGTAACAAAACCAACAAGAGAATCAAAGCTGGAGACACAGCTGTCCTTGACTGTGAGGTCATTGGCGATcccaaaccaaaaatattttggttGCTGCCTTCCAACGACATGATTTCCTTCTCCATTGATAGGTACACATTTCATGTCAATGGGTCTTTGAccatcaacaaagtgaaactgCTCGATTCTGGAGAGTACGTATGTGTAGCCCGAAATCCCAGTGGGGATGACACCAAAATGTACAAACTGGATGTTGTCTCTAAACCTCCATTAATCAATGGACTGTATACAAACAGAACTGTTATTAAAGCCACAGCCGTGAGACATTCCAAAAAACACTTTGACTGCAGAGCTGAAGGGACACCATCTCCTGAAGTCATGTGGATCATGCCAGACAGTATTTTCCTCACAGCCCCATACTATGGAAGCAGAATCACAGTCCATAAAAATGGAACCTTGGAAATTAGGAATGTGAGGCTTTCAGATTCAGCCGATTTTATCTGTGTGGCCCGAAATGAAGGTGGAGAGAGCGTGTTGGTGGTACAGTTAGAAGTACTGGAAATGCTGAGAAGACCGACATTCAGAAAtccatttaatgaaaaaatagttGCCCAACTGGGAAAGTCCACAGCATTGAATTGCTCTGTTGATGGTAACCCACCACCTGAAATAATCTGGATTTTACCAAATGGCACACGATTTTCCAATGGACCACAAAGCTATCAGTATCTGATAGCAAGCAATGGTTCTTTCATCATTTATAAAACAACTCGGGAGGACGCAGGAAAATATCGCTGTGCAGCTAGGAATAAAGTTGGCTATATTGAGAAATTAGTCCTATTAGAAATTGGCCAGAAGCCAGTTATTCTTACATATGCACCAGGGACAGTAAAAGGCATCAGTGGAGAGTCTCTATCACTGCATTGTGTGTCTGATGGAATCCCTAAGCCAAATATCAAATGGACTATGCCAAGTGGTTATGTAGTAGACAGGCCTCAAATTAATGGGAAATACATATTGCATGACAATGGCACATTAGTCATCAAAGAAGCAACAGCTTATGACAGAGGCAACTATATCTGTAAGGCTCAAAATAGTGTTGGTCATACACTGATTACTGTTCCAGTAATGATTGTAGCCTACCCTCCCCGAATTACAAACCGTCCACCCAGAAGTATTGTCACCAGGACAGGGGCAGCCTTTCAGCTCCACTGTGTGGCCCTGGGAGTTCCCAAGCCAGAAATCACGTGGGAGATGCCTGACCACTCCCTTCTCTCAACAGCAAGTAAAGAGAGGACACGTGGAAGTGAGCGGCTTCACTTACAAGGTACCCTAGTCATTCAGAATCCCCAAACCTCTGATTCTGGGATATACAAATGCACAGCAAAGAATCCACTTGGTAGTGATTATGCAGCAACGTATATCCAAGTAATCTGA
- the IGSF10 gene encoding immunoglobulin superfamily member 10 isoform X3 has product MGSRILVYPNGSLFIGSVTEKDSGVYLCVARNKMGDDLILMHVSLRLKPAKIDHKQYFRKQVLHGKDFQVDCKASGSPMPEISWSLPDGTMINNAMQADDSGHRTRRYTLFNNGTLYFNKVGVAEEGDYTCYAQNTLGKDEMKVHLTVITAAPRIRQGNKTNKRIKAGDTAVLDCEVIGDPKPKIFWLLPSNDMISFSIDRYTFHVNGSLTINKVKLLDSGEYVCVARNPSGDDTKMYKLDVVSKPPLINGLYTNRTVIKATAVRHSKKHFDCRAEGTPSPEVMWIMPDSIFLTAPYYGSRITVHKNGTLEIRNVRLSDSADFICVARNEGGESVLVVQLEVLEMLRRPTFRNPFNEKIVAQLGKSTALNCSVDGNPPPEIIWILPNGTRFSNGPQSYQYLIASNGSFIIYKTTREDAGKYRCAARNKVGYIEKLVLLEIGQKPVILTYAPGTVKGISGESLSLHCVSDGIPKPNIKWTMPSGYVVDRPQINGKYILHDNGTLVIKEATAYDRGNYICKAQNSVGHTLITVPVMIVAYPPRITNRPPRSIVTRTGAAFQLHCVALGVPKPEITWEMPDHSLLSTASKERTRGSERLHLQGTLVIQNPQTSDSGIYKCTAKNPLGSDYAATYIQVI; this is encoded by the coding sequence ATGGGCAGCCGGATCCTCGTCTACCCAAATGGATCCCTGTTTATTGGATCAGTAACAGAAAAAGACAGTGGTGTCTACTTGTGCGTGGCAAGAAACAAAATGGGGGATGATCTGATACTGATGCATGTCAGCCTAAGACTGAAACCTGCCAAAATTGACCACAAGCAGTATTTTAGAAAGCAAGTGCTCCATGGGAAAGATTTCCAAGTAGATTGCAAAGCTTCCGGCTCCCCGATGCCAGAGATATCTTGGAGTTTGCCCGATGGAACCATGATCAACAATGCAATGCAAGCCGATGACAGTGGCCACAGGACCAGGAGATATACCCTTTTCAACAATGGAACTTTATACTTCAACAAAGTTGGGGTAGCAGAGGAAGGAGATTATACTTGCTATGCCCAGAACACCCTAGGGAAGGATGAAATGAAGGTCCACTTAACAGTTATAACGGCTGCTCCCCGGATAAGGCAGGGTAACAAAACCAACAAGAGAATCAAAGCTGGAGACACAGCTGTCCTTGACTGTGAGGTCATTGGCGATcccaaaccaaaaatattttggttGCTGCCTTCCAACGACATGATTTCCTTCTCCATTGATAGGTACACATTTCATGTCAATGGGTCTTTGAccatcaacaaagtgaaactgCTCGATTCTGGAGAGTACGTATGTGTAGCCCGAAATCCCAGTGGGGATGACACCAAAATGTACAAACTGGATGTTGTCTCTAAACCTCCATTAATCAATGGACTGTATACAAACAGAACTGTTATTAAAGCCACAGCCGTGAGACATTCCAAAAAACACTTTGACTGCAGAGCTGAAGGGACACCATCTCCTGAAGTCATGTGGATCATGCCAGACAGTATTTTCCTCACAGCCCCATACTATGGAAGCAGAATCACAGTCCATAAAAATGGAACCTTGGAAATTAGGAATGTGAGGCTTTCAGATTCAGCCGATTTTATCTGTGTGGCCCGAAATGAAGGTGGAGAGAGCGTGTTGGTGGTACAGTTAGAAGTACTGGAAATGCTGAGAAGACCGACATTCAGAAAtccatttaatgaaaaaatagttGCCCAACTGGGAAAGTCCACAGCATTGAATTGCTCTGTTGATGGTAACCCACCACCTGAAATAATCTGGATTTTACCAAATGGCACACGATTTTCCAATGGACCACAAAGCTATCAGTATCTGATAGCAAGCAATGGTTCTTTCATCATTTATAAAACAACTCGGGAGGACGCAGGAAAATATCGCTGTGCAGCTAGGAATAAAGTTGGCTATATTGAGAAATTAGTCCTATTAGAAATTGGCCAGAAGCCAGTTATTCTTACATATGCACCAGGGACAGTAAAAGGCATCAGTGGAGAGTCTCTATCACTGCATTGTGTGTCTGATGGAATCCCTAAGCCAAATATCAAATGGACTATGCCAAGTGGTTATGTAGTAGACAGGCCTCAAATTAATGGGAAATACATATTGCATGACAATGGCACATTAGTCATCAAAGAAGCAACAGCTTATGACAGAGGCAACTATATCTGTAAGGCTCAAAATAGTGTTGGTCATACACTGATTACTGTTCCAGTAATGATTGTAGCCTACCCTCCCCGAATTACAAACCGTCCACCCAGAAGTATTGTCACCAGGACAGGGGCAGCCTTTCAGCTCCACTGTGTGGCCCTGGGAGTTCCCAAGCCAGAAATCACGTGGGAGATGCCTGACCACTCCCTTCTCTCAACAGCAAGTAAAGAGAGGACACGTGGAAGTGAGCGGCTTCACTTACAAGGTACCCTAGTCATTCAGAATCCCCAAACCTCTGATTCTGGGATATACAAATGCACAGCAAAGAATCCACTTGGTAGTGATTATGCAGCAACGTATATCCAAGTAATCTGA